The nucleotide sequence CTATCattagttttagaaataaaaaaaattattttgtatgtaaAATCAGGTtctctttttttcatttattatgcCAATTTAGCAAACATTTTTGGACCAGGTCTAAGCCCATCTTTGTGatgttattcaaaatatgtattccatgttttgattttttcaagctaatgttttgtagttttattaagACTTTCAAAAGAAAGTTGTACCCATGAAAAATGTTATTGCTgtagttaattttaaatttattattataatctccCAAACGACGAAAAACTCTTTGACTTTTTGTGCTAGCCACCCAGCTATATACTCCAATGCATCTTCAGTTGTTTCAGGAAGATTTTCTTCAGAATGATCTGTGTTGTGGTACTACATCGATCTAAAATGTCCACAGGGGAAAAAGAACTACCTGAAGACGATACCAATATTCATTAGCCCCCCGATAACTTATTTGCGAAAAAAAGTCCTCTTATCCTTCCTAGTTAACTGCAATACTACAGTTATATCAAAATCATTCTTGTCTTCACCTGCAAGTTATAAGTGGTTAAGCTTATTTCTTAAATACAAACCTATCTAAACTCCTCTTATGTCCAGCACACGTTTTTGCTTTTTCcagataataattttatttgactTTATGTCAAGgttttttttaaaggttttgAGAAGCAACACTTTTTACTGACTTGCAAATGGGCTACTGTAGTATTTCTTTATATGATAGTTAATTAATTGGTTTGCATTTTGCATTTTCTTACTTGATGAAGCATTgagttttgtatttttttaagtctTCATATTTAAGCCTTAAATTGTATATTCTGAAGTCGGTAATGAAGTAGATGGTTGGCCTTTAATGAAATCTTTGTTGACGGTAAAGACTCAAACTGGGGATGGAgtaattgattttcaataatttcagatCTGGTAGTCGCTGGTAGTAGTTTTGTCAgccaaattcaatatttttcccaAAGGTAGACCTAAACCaacaaaataaaacagtaaaagtaTTGTAATAGAATCTTCTAAAGCAATAAAATGTTCTTACTTATAAGCATCATAGAAATAGTgactatataatttatttttaggaaaaacgCATTAAGGACGTTAAAGTAACGTTAACCAACTCTGGTGCCCTGATCAATGTAAAGGATCTATTTAGGTTTACTGCCGTCACCGGAATAAACTCTTCTAAAAGAAAAGAATTGACAACCTTGGGCctgatttattttgtatatttactgATATATAGTGGCTTAGAATTTACACTTACTTTTCTCACCCATCATGTTTTTAATTATACTGCTATGCAACAGGGATGGATGTTTTTTGTAATTGGTAAGTAAAATAcactgtcaaataaaaatacaataaatttgagATATCCTGTTGAAACAGTGACTTGCATCATATATTTACTAATGGTATTATggttaatgttttatttttttcaacattgtAATGtccagaaaacaaaattctattatattatatttcaggTTTGTCAGGATTTTCATCGTCTTGTTCATGTAAAAGTATCATAGCTTTTCATACAGAAAAGGCACTTTGTTCGATattttaaaagattatttttttggtcTGTAAAAGTTTTGTCTAATGCTTGATCCACAGTTTCACTTCTTGCTGCTAGCtttacaaaaaagaataaaaaaagagGGAGGCTTTTCTTATACCGTCCACAGTTTGACTTAGAAAACCGaggattttcttttattttgctCAAGAATTCTCAACATATCCTCGGTTTTATGCAGAAAGAAGAGATGTCCTATCTTCATATCGTAGGAGttagacaaaaatttataatattaaaaaaacaaccGAAATGGTACAATTTGAGCTTAAGATATAAATCTGAACAAGACTACCTACCAATGCTTTATACCAGTAAGTGCTAACAAACCATAATTCTATTGGGTAAAATTTTCAGCATCTTCAAAATGTTGTTCAAAATCCTACTTCTCGATGGCAAAAACTGAAATATAGAAGTggcaaaaagtgaaattttggaTTTGGCATGAAGTTTATTCCAGAATACAAACTTTTACtagattttttctttagaaaaattaaactacaaCGCATTAATCATATTCGGTTCCAAAGACTTGgcaaaatgttttcattatgGCGTATGTGTGCAAACAGGATTCTTATACCATAAATAGAGtttaatcataaatattttcatttggacACGAAAATAACAATAGCTGAAAATTAGTTTCTCAACGAAACAAGATTTTTCCATAGCTCTAATACTCTCAAATATAGTTgccaaataaataattgtggaaaatgtaaaaatttgcaaaccagaattttttttttaaattcacgtCCTTATTTTCCTGCATTGATATTCACTCTACActttgaaaagtattttataaaaaaatgaagtctttggaaaatatatcaattgaaCCCAAAAACTCCTACATCTCAAAGTACATCTTGCAACTGCTTGTctacaaatgtcaaatttaatcACGTGGGTTGTAGAacctaaattcaaatttagtgAGAGCTGTTCAAAGGTTATGAGCAAATTTCTTTACAAATAATCAtagaagtaataaatttttcaataaataacacACAACTGAATTAGAGTGGGTTTTagatttgttgaatttttcctaatttaattGTGTGTAAatcatatgaaatatattatggaaatttaaaaaaaaattttagtaaacaatttctcaatgcagtttttgagatttattgaatatatgaCAATGAAATTTCAGAAAGAATATTATaagtaaattgaataaataaaatccaGAGAATCTGGAAACCTGAtaataaatcattaataaaaaagaatttgaagatgTCAAAAAGGGAGAAGTGGATGAGTATTGGTAAGGTTGAGGTTTGAGCGAAGAGGAAAAGTAGATTAGGAGTATAATTAGGAAAGAACCGAAGCAATCTTGTAAAATTGAGATTTGCAGCATAACAAAACTTATGAATTTTTCtcatcatttgaaatttttaattataaaaccaaATACTTAGTGGTTTTGtagttaaaattttgagaaaaattcatgaattttttatactgttACTCTCAATGTCACTAGATTGCCTCGGCTTTTTCCTAGTTACACTCCTAATCTACTTCTCAGTTACTTAGCAACTTTTCCTCTTCACTCAAACTTCTACCTTACGAATACTCACCCACCTCTCCTTATTTGACATCtccaaattcttttttatttattcaattattatcagGTTTCCAGATTGTTTtgattcctttttttatttagttatgaTATTCtttcagaaattttgaatttcactgtcaactttttaataaatctcTCAAAAAACTGTGGTGGGAAACTACttactaataattttcatttaaaatttttataacaatttattcaCATTTGATTTCAGATGATTTAGTCTGACATCTTTGGGTATTTTCCAATGCATTTTTTAGGTATAACAATGGCAGTGATACAGGGTATTTATGTTAGAAAAATACATccacaaaaaacaaaatcaattgcTGTGAAAGGATTATGGTTGACTGTACCGGCTTTCATTTGTGTTGGAATagcatttgaatattttgttctatattttgGATTGTTGCTATTCTCGATATGTGAGTATGACTTCAGTTATATGTTTCTACACATTAGTAGAGCTTAAACACTATATTCAAACAGGAGATTTGAAGTggattcaaataataattgcgAGAAGAcattgtgaaataaatttatgaagtgtagaaaaaatgaattattaacaACAACAAAGTAAAAAGATaacatgaaatttatattaatttcctTTGAAGTACTACCCTGGCAAGTCGTGTACTTATCCCAATGAATCCATGACTGAAAGGGCTTCCATCTGTTCTCTAGTGGCCTTTTCAACACCAAGAAACGGTGTCAAAAggtttcttttttaatacattatttattttcaggaaGATCCAAGAGTTATTCAATATGTTTCAGACAAATGTTTAATTTAAATCagtagaattttattaattttttaaatacatagtCACATCTCGAAGCTGATGTGAACATTAGGTAAACACATCCAGTGAATAAGACTAGAATAAGTTGGTTCTACGAGAACCTAGTAGAAACAGTGGACAGTGAAATTATGACAGTAATCACATACACTCGAGACTGTCCCTCAGAAATTGAGactatgaaaaaatgaattaatacaTCGACTTTAGCAGGAACAACCTACGCATTCTCGCAGGGTTTCTGACTACACTGCTACTTAAgagaataaaaatagataaaaccgGAAACTGCATGTTCTGTGGAGAAGATGAAACATCTGAATACATAATTTCTGCATACACCTAGAAAGTTGAAAGCTTTGACAGAGATTGAAAAAAGAGAACTAACCTATCTGAAGCATTTATGATTATAGCAATCATCAATACTATGGGACTGAACGAAGCATATCTGTTAACCTAGCTCAAGGAGGGACccaatagattttttaattcGCAGTGTGCTTACAAACCCATTATATCTCAGCATAGCAGACCATAGTacaatcaataatttcttgagAATTAATAGTTgatattcaaacattttaaatatttttcgcCATAATATATTATGAAAGAGAATATACGTTCTTTTCCATCTTGGGCAATAGTAACAAAAAAGTGAACCCAGTTTATTTTtcgaatagaaaataaatatttctatttttctaagTATATTTTATGTTGCAGCCACAGCAATGGTAGTTCCAAGTATAATGACCATGGCATCAGAACATGGTTCAGAACAACAAAAAGGAATTGTTATGGGTATTTTCCGGTCCCTTGGAGCATTAGCTAGAGCAGTGGGGCCAATTTTTGCAAGTATTGCATTTTGGAGTGTTGGTTCAAAAATTACGTACTTAACAGGATCTGTCCTTTTACTTTGGCCTGCTATCACATTAGGCAGAATGAAATATGTGATATCTAGTTATCAAAGATAATTATTCTATATGTATTcaaatttatctatattttataaaatatatttatttctgttatctttgttttgcatttttccaatttttagtAGCATTTTAGATAATGAAAGATCTGGAATTATCTGGAAGtcgaaatgaaataaattaaaaatatttatattggaGATTTAATACACAATAAAGGTTGGGGAAATAGTCAACACTTATAGGCTGTACTTCAGCTGATACAGTAAGTAcccttaaatatattttttcacttatgcTAATCCTAAACGACGCATTTCTTTAAGCAACTCGTTTCCCATTTGAGCTGGAGACTTCGTAACTATAACTCCAGCTTTTTCTAAagcatttattttatcttgAGCACCTCCTTTTCCTCCAGAAATAATGGCGCCTGCATGTCCCATACGACGACCTGGAGGAGCTGAAAGACCAGCAATAAAGGATACAACCGGCTTTGCATTTGTTCCctgaaaagtatattaaaacgcttgaaaaataaattctttgataTAGTGGAAATAGCTTAGTAAAGGTTACTTCTGATATGTTTATACTTGTTCttccaacaacaaaaaatgagtAAGGAACTTGTTCAAAATATCAGTATTAGTAAAACAACTTATTACATCcgaatcaaaacaaatacattAATATAGGGCGttaatatattacatatttctCACTTAACACGATGGGCTTATAAGCATTCATTTCTCCTCTCTCCTTTATTCTGGGCTTTATCCTCAGTCACTAAAATGTCttctagtatttttttattagttatgtTTGGGTTCAAAAAGAATTTTGGCAACTTCAACTGGATAAACTGAAGAAGGGAAGCCAATTTTAAAGTTCATAAGTCCAGTCCGTAGAGGTGAgaagaaatttatgcaatttatgtatttgtttgtttttttcattttgattccTAATTTGTTTACGTATTGCATCCAAAGatcttttgtattttgtttatatgtaattttttttagaa is from Diorhabda carinulata isolate Delta chromosome 1, icDioCari1.1, whole genome shotgun sequence and encodes:
- the LOC130900380 gene encoding major facilitator superfamily domain-containing protein 10 isoform X1 translates to MSIIKEKVHKTVYIIFISLLLDLLAFTMILPLFPSLLDHYKVNDNIGLYKWLSSQIYGFQVLVGAPEKYNSVLLGGFLGSLFSFLQFLSAPIFGGMSDIIGRKKVMFICLVGISLSYVLWALSSNLMMFILARFLGGISKGNVSLSMAIITDVSSIETRGKGMAFVGIAFSLGFIIGPLIGAAFAVWAKKRTGEWFVIPAIFAFLLSLIDLIFFMTFFKETLPKEKRIKDVKVTLTNSGALINVKDLFRFTAVTGINSSKRKELTTLGLIYFVYLLIYSGLEFTLTFLTHHVFNYTAMQQGWMFFVIGITMAVIQGIYVRKIHPQKTKSIAVKGLWLTVPAFICVGIAFEYFVLYFGLLLFSISTAMVVPSIMTMASEHGSEQQKGIVMGIFRSLGALARAVGPIFASIAFWSVGSKITYLTGSVLLLWPAITLGRMKYVISSYQR
- the LOC130900380 gene encoding major facilitator superfamily domain-containing protein 10 isoform X2, which gives rise to MSIIKEKVHKTVYIIFISLLLDLLAFTMILPLFPSLLDHYKVNDNIGLYKWLSSQIYGFQVLVGAPEKYNSVLLGGFLGSLFSFLQFLSAPIFGGMSDIIGRKKVMFICLVGISLSYVLWALSSNLMMFILARFLGGISKGNVSLSMAIITDVSSIETRGKGMEKRIKDVKVTLTNSGALINVKDLFRFTAVTGINSSKRKELTTLGLIYFVYLLIYSGLEFTLTFLTHHVFNYTAMQQGWMFFVIGITMAVIQGIYVRKIHPQKTKSIAVKGLWLTVPAFICVGIAFEYFVLYFGLLLFSISTAMVVPSIMTMASEHGSEQQKGIVMGIFRSLGALARAVGPIFASIAFWSVGSKITYLTGSVLLLWPAITLGRMKYVISSYQR